The stretch of DNA AACAATTGTGGCGATTATTAGAAGGGTGTCTAACGCGGATTGGGGCGAAGGGATTGAATTGAGGATATTCACTTCAGCCTGCATAACATGACCGGGTAGAGCTATAGCCAACCCAGACACGCTTGACGTGGACAGCGGGATGGAAACCTGTGGTGAAGTTCGCTCGGTATCATTTTTATCAACCCAGACCCAAGCGATGCCTTGCATGCAATCAAGTCATGCAACACAGCCAGACAACCTATAAATCTAGCTGATCCCACAACATTGCCCTCGATCGAAAGGTCATTAGCACAGCAGAGTCGCGAAGCGGCCTGCccctagatttctgccttggAGAGTGCTGTGAGCTGTCCCATCTTTCCATTCGTCAAAATCTATTCCATCGTAAAGCGCCAAAAATCCGCACTTTAGGTTTCCATAGCATTTTCCGTGTCCGTCCACGCCTTGCTTGCCGTCGTCGCGAAATACCgcacatcaacatcatcatcctgCATCAGCTTCTCGAGAGGTGGCATGACCTCGTCTCTGATCAGCTGCTGTCCTCGCTGAGAGCCGGGGAAGGTTGTCTCCCCTTGCTTCTCTAACTCGACAATGGTGGCAGTTGGAGAGTCAGGCAGACGTTTGAGAACATCAATGAGGACGGCATATGATTTGGCGACGTTGAATCGGATGTTGGGGATCGGATCGTTGACGAGAGCTTGCAGAATAGGCAATACTGACTCGGCCACGACCGGGAGAGATAGCGCGGGTGCCAAGATCTGAGTGCAGGGTTAGTCCAAGTACAGCGGCTGCAAAGAGATATTCTCAACTTACAGAGACAGCAAAGCAAGTCGTCATGCGATAGAGGTAGTTAGGATGCTCCGCCATCGCGGCGACCTTGGGCACGATAGCCTCGCTGGCCCATTCGACGCCAAAGACTTCAGTCAGTTTCTTGAGGTTTTGCGTGCTGGCTTCTCGAATGCTGAAAACGGTGTCTCCCAGCCAGGACATGCACAAACTGCTCAGCTTCTCATCAAAGAACTTGACGCCCAATTGAGAGGCCAGAAGGGGCACGTATTGGATGATAGCCAGTCGCACCCGCCACTGCTTGTCCTCAGCCAATTGTACGATGGCTGGCAGCAGGGATTGCGACAGGAGCTCAATGCCAATAACATTGTTGACCTGCTCCAATTTTGAGATGATGTTGAGTCGGACATCCGGGAAGTCATCCTTCAGCATCTGCAGAAGCATCGGTAGGAGGTGCTCTGTAGTCTCTTGCTTGCCCAGGATCGGCGCCAGGCCACTAATCTGGTTGCCGAATGCTGCGCGAACGTGTTGTGAAGAGTCGGAGACCAGATCCTCGATGGCCGGCATGATGTCCCGCAAGAGTGCCTGGCGATCCACGAGCTGACAGAAACCTACAGATGTACATCAGTCTTTCGTCCACGAAGCAGCGCGTACACACACTTACCTGGTATTTGACCGGCTATTGCACTCCTCACTTCAGCCTCGTTGTCTTTGAGCAGTCTGACGAATGCTGGGACGAGATCTCTGGCGATcacctcatcatcgactGCCTTCGCTACCTTCTCGAACCGGTCGGCGACCATGTAGCGCACTCTCCAACTCTTGTC from Cercospora beticola chromosome 1, complete sequence encodes:
- the PAA1 gene encoding Polyamine N-acetyltransferase 1 (BUSCO:EOG09261AH9) — protein: MEEQSAQDELYPIAVLIDELKHDDVLLRLNAIRRLSTIALALGPERTRDELIPFLDESVEDEDEVLTALGDELGNFVEYVGGPEHGHVLLSPLENLATIEEPLVRDKAVESLNKICEHLSQQQVEQYFIPLTIRLSKADWFTSKISATGLYNTPYQHATPASQEGLRQQFSQLVHDDTPMVRRQAANNLAKFVKSMPAAVVIEDMIPLFQHLAGDDQDSVRLLTVDVLIAIAEAVPKEQQSSHGVLLTALRSLFEDKSWRVRYMVADRFEKVAKAVDDEVIARDLVPAFVRLLKDNEAEVRSAIAGQIPGFCQLVDRQALLRDIMPAIEDLVSDSSQHVRAAFGNQISGLAPILGKQETTEHLLPMLLQMLKDDFPDVRLNIISKLEQVNNVIGIELLSQSLLPAIVQLAEDKQWRVRLAIIQYVPLLASQLGVKFFDEKLSSLCMSWLGDTVFSIREASTQNLKKLTEVFGVEWASEAIVPKVAAMAEHPNYLYRMTTCFAVSILAPALSLPVVAESVLPILQALVNDPIPNIRFNVAKSYAVLIDVLKRLPDSPTATIVELEKQGETTFPGSQRGQQLIRDEVMPPLEKLMQDDDVDVRYFATTASKAWTDTENAMET